A region from the Campylobacter subantarcticus LMG 24377 genome encodes:
- a CDS encoding Mu phage-associated protein produces the protein MIKAYFENNAINVKAFARTHNISYDILHRVIKGEITGQRNTKGSTKVVFEKLLELGIINELPQGLK, from the coding sequence ATGATTAAAGCATATTTTGAAAACAACGCTATTAATGTAAAAGCCTTTGCTAGAACACATAATATCAGTTATGATATTTTACATAGAGTTATTAAAGGCGAAATTACAGGTCAAAGAAATACTAAAGGTAGTACAAAAGTTGTATTTGAAAAACTATTAGAGCTTGGTATTATTAACGAGCTTCCACAAGGTTTAAAGTAA
- a CDS encoding LexA family transcriptional regulator, giving the protein MTANDFKQIREKLGLTQEQLGSELNLTRQQIINIEKGKTPISKKYFDNISKLSKKFYIDKEKNTQTKDINKQEINFYSIPKLNISASAGGGNELIGLEEYETGEMLELSKAFFKTTPKNLKAIKVDGYSMVPMLLPDSWVVFEETHEYQGDGLYILNFDNQLMVKLLQLNPISKILDIISVNKDYKSYSIDLKDSQIELIIQGKVLRSII; this is encoded by the coding sequence ATGACCGCAAATGATTTTAAACAAATAAGAGAAAAATTAGGACTTACACAAGAGCAATTAGGTAGTGAGCTTAATTTAACAAGACAGCAAATTATTAATATAGAAAAAGGCAAAACACCTATTAGCAAAAAGTATTTTGATAATATAAGCAAATTAAGTAAAAAATTTTACATTGATAAAGAGAAAAATACACAAACTAAAGATATAAATAAACAAGAAATTAATTTTTATTCTATACCAAAACTTAATATTTCAGCTTCTGCTGGTGGTGGTAATGAATTAATAGGATTAGAAGAATATGAAACTGGAGAAATGCTTGAGCTTAGTAAAGCTTTTTTTAAAACAACACCAAAGAATTTAAAAGCTATTAAAGTTGATGGATATTCTATGGTTCCGATGCTTCTACCTGATAGCTGGGTAGTATTTGAAGAAACACATGAGTATCAAGGAGATGGATTATATATTTTAAATTTTGATAATCAACTTATGGTCAAGCTTTTGCAATTAAATCCAATAAGTAAAATTTTGGATATCATTAGTGTTAATAAGGATTACAAAAGCTACAGCATAGACCTAAAAGACTCACAAATTGAGTTAATTATACAAGGAAAGGTTCTGCGTTCTATTATATAA